In one window of Paraburkholderia phymatum STM815 DNA:
- the pdxJ gene encoding pyridoxine 5'-phosphate synthase produces the protein MSFFLTSPNVIDLGVNIDHVATLRNARGTSYPDPIRAALQAEEAGADAITLHLREDRRHIVDADVRALRPQLTTRMNLECAVTQEMLDIACEVQPHDVCLVPEKRQELTTEGGLDVAGHFEAVRAACKQLADAGSRVSLFIDADEAQIRAAHEAGAPVIELHTGAYAEAHDASEQQREYERIVRGVEFGASLGLKVNAGHGLHYTNVQQIAAIEGIVELNIGHAIVAHAIFAGWDNAVREMKAIMVAARLAARA, from the coding sequence ATGAGCTTCTTCCTGACTTCTCCGAATGTGATCGACCTCGGCGTGAACATCGATCACGTCGCCACGCTGCGCAACGCGCGCGGCACGTCCTATCCCGATCCGATCCGCGCCGCGCTTCAGGCGGAAGAAGCGGGCGCCGATGCGATCACGCTGCATCTGCGTGAAGACCGCCGCCACATCGTCGACGCCGACGTGCGCGCGTTGCGTCCGCAACTAACGACGCGCATGAACCTCGAATGCGCGGTGACGCAGGAAATGCTCGACATCGCGTGCGAAGTGCAGCCGCATGATGTGTGTCTCGTGCCGGAAAAGCGCCAGGAGCTGACGACGGAAGGCGGCCTCGATGTCGCCGGGCACTTCGAGGCGGTACGCGCCGCGTGCAAGCAACTGGCGGACGCCGGCTCGCGCGTGTCGCTCTTCATCGATGCCGACGAGGCCCAGATTCGCGCCGCCCACGAAGCAGGTGCGCCCGTTATCGAACTTCACACGGGAGCCTACGCGGAAGCGCACGACGCAAGCGAGCAGCAGCGCGAATACGAACGCATTGTGCGCGGCGTCGAGTTCGGCGCGTCGCTGGGCCTGAAGGTGAACGCAGGTCACGGCCTTCACTACACGAACGTCCAGCAGATCGCGGCGATCGAAGGCATCGTCGAACTGAATATCGGCCACGCGATCGTCGCACATGCGATCTTCGCGGGCTGGGACAACGCCGTGCGCGAGATGAAGGCGATCATGGTCGCCGCGCGTCTTGCGGCGCGCGCATAA
- the acpS gene encoding holo-ACP synthase, with protein sequence MAIYGIGTDIVQVSRVAAVMQRTNGRFAEKVLGPDELRVYHARHARSQARGLAFLATRFSVKEAFSKAIGLGMRWPMTWRALQTLNEPSGRPTCVASGELADWLAERGITSRVTLSDERDYAVSFVIAETPDTAD encoded by the coding sequence ATGGCGATCTACGGCATCGGCACCGACATCGTTCAGGTCAGCCGCGTCGCGGCAGTGATGCAGCGGACCAACGGGCGCTTCGCCGAGAAGGTGCTCGGACCCGATGAGTTGCGCGTCTATCACGCGCGCCATGCGCGCTCGCAGGCGCGCGGCCTCGCATTTCTCGCGACCCGCTTCTCCGTCAAGGAAGCTTTCTCGAAGGCGATCGGCCTCGGCATGCGCTGGCCGATGACGTGGCGCGCCTTGCAGACGCTGAACGAGCCGAGCGGACGTCCGACGTGTGTGGCGTCGGGCGAACTCGCCGACTGGCTCGCTGAACGCGGCATCACGTCGCGCGTGACGCTGTCCGACGAACGCGATTACGCGGTGTCGTTCGTGATTGCCGAGACGCCCGATACTGCCGACTGA